A stretch of Desulfurivibrio alkaliphilus AHT 2 DNA encodes these proteins:
- a CDS encoding DMT family transporter, producing MISEQRKGELYLLAEEFLWGWFPIVTLLTYPYLAPLWSMGLTLAVAAVFFGLLMSKRLGSNLWRELGNRRAWKDLAWSSFYIMLLFVLLFTGLAHTTAGNAALILFLQVFFAFLYFNLLQGEKMSPPHLAGAALMSLGAFLVLFPGEAGLNKGDLLVLLAAMVAPIGNRYQQRARRHVHATTLLFVRTVTSLPVVLLLAWAYANPPALADLQATWWLVALNGVFLMGLSKIYWIEALHRLSVTKISAMTALSPLFTMLFAFFILQEVPGGWQVAGILPILTGGMLITRPLDPGEAVRGCRPGR from the coding sequence ATGATCAGCGAGCAGCGCAAGGGCGAGCTTTACCTGCTGGCCGAGGAGTTTCTCTGGGGCTGGTTCCCCATCGTCACCCTGCTGACTTACCCCTACCTGGCCCCCCTGTGGTCCATGGGACTGACCCTGGCGGTGGCCGCAGTTTTTTTCGGGCTACTGATGAGCAAGCGGCTGGGGAGCAACCTCTGGCGGGAGCTTGGCAACCGGCGGGCCTGGAAAGATCTGGCCTGGTCGTCGTTTTACATCATGCTGCTGTTTGTTCTGCTCTTTACCGGGCTGGCGCACACCACCGCCGGTAATGCCGCCCTGATCCTCTTTCTGCAGGTCTTTTTCGCCTTTCTCTATTTCAATCTGCTGCAGGGCGAAAAGATGAGCCCGCCCCACCTGGCCGGCGCCGCCCTGATGAGCCTGGGCGCCTTCCTGGTACTTTTCCCCGGCGAAGCCGGACTCAACAAAGGAGATCTGCTGGTGCTGCTGGCGGCCATGGTGGCGCCCATCGGCAACCGCTACCAGCAGCGGGCCCGGCGGCATGTACATGCCACCACCCTGCTCTTTGTCCGCACCGTCACCAGCCTGCCGGTGGTGCTGCTGCTGGCCTGGGCTTACGCCAACCCGCCCGCCCTTGCCGACCTGCAGGCCACCTGGTGGCTGGTGGCCCTCAATGGGGTGTTCCTGATGGGGCTCTCCAAAATCTACTGGATCGAGGCCCTGCACCGGCTCAGCGTGACCAAAATCAGTGCCATGACCGCGCTCTCGCCGCTGTTTACCATGCTGTTTGCCTTTTTCATCCTGCAGGAAGTGCCCGGCGGCTGGCAGGTGGCCGGCATTCTGCCGATTCTGACCGGGGGGATGCTGATCACTCGGCCGCTTGACCCCGGCGAGGCGGTCCGGGGCTGCCGTCCCGGTCGCTGA
- the trpS gene encoding tryptophan--tRNA ligase has translation MRVLSGIQPSGQLHIGNYFGMMQPMISNMAEHELYAFIVDLHALTSVHDAQRLATGTLEAAVDFMALGLEPERCIFWVQSDVPEVTELTWVLSTLTPMGLLERCHSYKDKIAKGIASSHGLFAYPVLMAADILLYQAQRVPVGKDQKQHLEVARDIAIKFNSLFGDTFVLPEPVIDADLAVVPGLDGQKMSKSYGNTIPIFTGEKELKKRVMAIVTDSTPVDEPKDPDRCNLYNIFKLFAPADRLKEVRDLYLNGGAMYGKIKLELLELLWEYFRPARQRREQLLADPGQVRDILRQGAEKARAKAAPTLEEVRRRVGLRY, from the coding sequence ATGCGCGTTCTTTCCGGTATCCAGCCTTCGGGGCAGCTGCACATAGGTAACTATTTCGGCATGATGCAGCCGATGATCAGTAACATGGCCGAGCATGAGCTTTACGCCTTTATTGTTGATCTGCACGCCCTCACCTCGGTGCACGACGCTCAGCGGCTGGCCACCGGCACCCTGGAGGCGGCTGTCGATTTCATGGCGCTGGGGTTGGAGCCCGAGCGCTGCATCTTCTGGGTGCAGTCCGATGTGCCGGAGGTGACCGAGCTGACCTGGGTGCTCTCCACCCTTACCCCCATGGGGCTGCTGGAGCGTTGTCACTCCTATAAAGATAAAATCGCCAAAGGGATCGCTTCCAGCCATGGCCTCTTTGCCTACCCGGTGCTGATGGCCGCCGATATCCTGCTCTACCAGGCTCAGAGGGTCCCGGTGGGCAAGGATCAGAAGCAGCACCTGGAGGTGGCCCGCGATATTGCGATTAAATTCAACTCGCTGTTCGGCGACACCTTTGTGCTGCCGGAACCGGTGATCGACGCCGACCTGGCGGTGGTGCCGGGGCTTGATGGCCAGAAGATGTCCAAATCGTATGGCAATACCATTCCCATCTTTACCGGGGAAAAAGAGTTGAAAAAACGGGTGATGGCCATCGTTACCGACTCCACCCCGGTGGATGAACCCAAAGACCCGGACCGTTGCAACCTCTACAATATTTTTAAGCTTTTTGCCCCTGCCGATCGCTTAAAAGAGGTGCGGGACCTTTACCTGAACGGCGGTGCCATGTATGGTAAGATCAAGCTGGAATTGCTGGAGCTGCTGTGGGAGTATTTTCGCCCCGCCCGGCAACGCCGGGAACAGTTGCTGGCCGACCCCGGCCAGGTGCGGGACATCCTCCGCCAGGGGGCGGAAAAGGCCCGGGCCAAGGCGGCTCCGACCCTGGAGGAGGTTCGCCGTCGGGTAGGTTTACGCTATTAG
- the grpE gene encoding nucleotide exchange factor GrpE, whose product MEEKEKMAKPGAGPDGAEELGAAAGPAGAGESAEGELQSAEQEQGEETDDLLVQLSEARSEAHDLEDRMLRLAAEFENYKKRMQRERESAFKYAEEDLLKELLPALDNLERAIEQGHKTNDASALLEGVEMTYRGLLAGLEKFGLKPLESRGQAFDPNYHEAMAMEASDEFPANTVISEFQRGYLYKDRLIRAAKVVVSNGPGSSA is encoded by the coding sequence ATGGAAGAAAAGGAAAAGATGGCAAAGCCCGGAGCCGGACCGGACGGTGCCGAGGAACTCGGGGCGGCGGCTGGGCCTGCAGGAGCCGGCGAATCGGCAGAAGGGGAGTTGCAGAGCGCGGAGCAGGAGCAGGGCGAGGAAACCGATGACCTGCTGGTGCAGTTGAGCGAGGCCCGGAGCGAGGCCCACGACCTGGAAGACCGGATGTTGCGACTGGCCGCCGAGTTTGAAAACTACAAAAAACGGATGCAGCGGGAACGCGAGTCCGCCTTTAAATATGCCGAGGAGGATCTGCTCAAGGAGCTGCTGCCGGCACTGGATAACCTGGAACGGGCCATCGAGCAGGGGCATAAAACCAACGACGCCTCCGCCTTGCTGGAAGGGGTGGAGATGACCTACCGGGGGCTGCTGGCCGGGCTGGAGAAATTCGGTCTTAAACCGCTGGAGAGCAGAGGCCAGGCCTTCGACCCCAACTATCATGAGGCCATGGCCATGGAGGCCAGTGACGAGTTTCCGGCCAACACCGTCATCAGCGAGTTTCAGCGGGGCTATTTGTACAAGGACCGTCTTATCCGGGCCGCCAAGGTGGTGGTTTCCAACGGTCCGGGAAGCTCGGCCTGA
- a CDS encoding DUF4405 domain-containing protein, which yields MKLRRVTSLTALVSFVLLMITSVVLYIVPTGRVAHWADWQLLWLSKSQWEDLHLNLGILFLLSIFLHIYYNWQPITAYLKDRLGRLRVFNGNFCLALLISLVVGVGTYLEVPPFVNIIQLSDTFKERAEEKYGEPPYGHAELSTLAEFASRLRYDLPQVKEALRKGGMEFDDEQQTVLAIAQANRVSPQQLFQLIKAEVVSDRDGSPGPPRRGQAAE from the coding sequence ATGAAGTTGCGTCGTGTCACTTCCCTTACCGCGCTGGTCAGTTTTGTCTTGTTAATGATCACCAGCGTGGTGCTGTACATTGTTCCCACCGGCCGGGTGGCCCACTGGGCCGACTGGCAACTGCTGTGGCTGAGCAAGTCGCAGTGGGAGGACCTGCACTTAAACCTGGGCATCCTCTTTCTGCTCAGCATTTTTCTCCATATCTATTACAACTGGCAGCCCATCACCGCCTACCTCAAGGATCGGCTCGGGCGGTTGCGGGTGTTTAACGGCAACTTCTGCCTGGCCCTGCTGATCAGTCTGGTGGTTGGCGTGGGGACCTACCTGGAGGTGCCGCCTTTTGTCAATATCATCCAGCTGAGCGACACCTTCAAGGAGCGGGCGGAGGAAAAATACGGGGAGCCACCGTACGGCCATGCCGAGCTTTCCACCCTGGCGGAGTTTGCCTCCCGGTTGCGTTATGATCTGCCCCAGGTCAAGGAGGCGCTGCGGAAAGGCGGCATGGAGTTTGACGATGAACAGCAGACCGTCCTGGCCATCGCGCAGGCCAACCGGGTCTCTCCCCAGCAGCTTTTCCAGCTGATTAAAGCCGAGGTGGTCAGCGACCGGGACGGCAGCCCCGGACCGCCTCGCCGGGGTCAAGCGGCCGAGTGA
- a CDS encoding carbonic anhydrase produces MARTTLFTFSLLLTILLGLLLTLSPAVSQPTLEALPKIRAGTPPHSVLGNIMGSNRQFMQGIKATDPGRQLTQAPHLIWLADPDPRISPEMVWERKAGGIYTVRNLANQLEPAAAAIDYGVRSLHGTILLITGNTDNQAIAQFNEGYEHLGTAIRRELNQLHPPLARLLATTGKSAEEMQKLLVRQVESNVDYQVSRALERYRDRVDSGRLVVAGGVIDLANHYGGGPGRLYLINLNGETEPGKIRQSSHVVRVPPEMRDYLGRRSAR; encoded by the coding sequence ATGGCCAGAACCACGCTCTTCACGTTCTCCTTATTGTTAACGATTTTGCTGGGCCTGCTGCTGACCTTATCCCCTGCGGTCTCCCAGCCCACCCTGGAAGCGCTGCCCAAAATCCGGGCCGGCACCCCACCCCATTCGGTGCTGGGCAACATCATGGGCAGCAACCGCCAGTTCATGCAGGGCATCAAGGCCACCGACCCCGGCCGGCAACTGACCCAGGCCCCGCATCTGATCTGGCTGGCCGACCCGGACCCCCGCATTAGCCCGGAGATGGTCTGGGAACGGAAAGCGGGTGGAATTTATACGGTGCGCAACCTGGCCAACCAGCTGGAGCCGGCCGCCGCCGCCATCGACTACGGGGTTCGCAGCTTGCACGGCACCATCCTGTTGATCACCGGCAACACCGACAACCAGGCCATCGCACAATTTAATGAAGGCTATGAACATCTGGGAACGGCTATTCGCCGGGAGTTGAACCAACTCCACCCGCCCCTGGCCCGCCTGCTGGCCACGACCGGCAAAAGCGCCGAGGAAATGCAAAAACTGCTGGTCCGGCAAGTGGAAAGCAATGTGGATTACCAGGTCTCCCGGGCCCTGGAACGTTACCGGGACCGGGTGGACAGCGGCCGCCTGGTGGTGGCCGGCGGGGTCATTGATCTGGCCAATCATTACGGGGGCGGGCCGGGCAGGCTGTATCTGATCAACCTCAACGGCGAGACCGAGCCCGGGAAAATCAGGCAGTCAAGCCATGTCGTGCGGGTACCGCCGGAAATGCGCGACTACCTGGGGCGCCGCAGCGCGCGGTAA
- a CDS encoding LapA family protein → MKTINRVKLKLLLALVLTVLAIVVILQNVEPVTVQLLFVKVSMPRAALLAITLLVGVFIGILISLGITGGRRGAGSKLLDFDTNDH, encoded by the coding sequence ATGAAGACGATTAACAGGGTTAAGCTGAAACTGTTGCTGGCACTGGTTTTGACTGTGCTGGCGATTGTGGTCATCCTTCAAAATGTTGAACCGGTGACGGTGCAACTCCTTTTTGTCAAGGTCAGCATGCCCCGGGCTGCGCTACTGGCCATTACTCTCCTGGTCGGGGTTTTTATCGGAATTCTGATTTCGCTGGGCATCACCGGCGGCCGCCGGGGTGCTGGCAGCAAGCTGCTGGATTTTGACACCAACGACCATTAG
- a CDS encoding AsmA family protein — translation MKIIKITLITLISLILLLIVGLVAAVHLIDINRHHDRIAQVVYDQTGRTLSIEGDFEWGLWPELYLKGGPLSLGNAPGFDREPFFHLESFHFSVTTWPLRRSEVHLQTLQVAGLQLNLERNQEGIGNWEDLAAEPDPAPAARPHKKKDPGAGLPFAALALGGIQIDRVNVNWYDQASGQQAHISDLRLTVGALQFGEPMQLELEFTAASNQPELEVAANAQATLLYDLNAGRYAIKPLQAAATFSGPTVPGEQTTMTLHTLLNLDTETSRAKLEDFRLQGLGTLVQAQLAMHDLEAGIPGCQGEVTVEVADLVELLEVFDSPLGRQLTAVQDRSINLATEFTVDPQQGRIMVPKLTAKLLGTTVRGRLEADNIYSDQPEVLGGIRAEGSDLPALLAIAARLQPGADQQALSRALAGLRDRGLLAEATFNSEGADIVVPHLHLRALATELTVNGRVSKLDAELPALDGQARLAGRDLPLLLKVASAFQGGPTAQTDDGPPPGAELWALADRIAAARRHSFNLSTGFSAEPDLQRLSIDNLSAAILGLEAQMDLAARNLLSEPDFKLALSLAPFNPRQLLPILEVELPDTADPRTLTSLQLKAEIDGTPERFTVKPLRLVLDDTSIGGEVTVHDLARQDLAFKIEVDAIDLDRYLPPESEEQPVTPETAAAGTALLPVELLRELLLEGELKVGELKVSGLRVSNFMMQARARDGEIRVAPLQAALYQGEMDSTINIDARGEQPQLQTTNRLRGVRIGPLLRDLTQEQEKIRGRADISYELTTRGNELDEFKANLNGKAELSFQDGEVVGINLGRLLRQTTALIERRTFAADEQAVTDFTTLSGSARITNGLVSNQDLRMMSPLLRVTGEGTANLVSEEIDYLLTAAVVATAEGQEGAELDALQGLVVPIRISGTFENPTFRPSLDGAAQAKLQENLRRLQDRLQQEGRRALEDLLGVPLDRPDRKDPEAPSPQQQLEEELEERLRDELRRRLRF, via the coding sequence ATGAAGATTATTAAAATTACCCTGATCACCCTGATCTCGCTCATCCTGCTGCTAATTGTCGGCCTGGTGGCGGCGGTTCACCTGATCGACATCAACCGCCACCATGACCGCATCGCCCAGGTGGTTTACGACCAGACCGGGCGCACCCTCAGCATTGAAGGCGATTTTGAGTGGGGCCTGTGGCCCGAACTCTACCTTAAAGGGGGGCCCCTGAGCCTGGGTAATGCGCCGGGCTTTGACCGGGAACCCTTCTTCCACCTGGAGAGCTTTCATTTCTCGGTAACCACCTGGCCCCTGCGCCGCTCCGAGGTTCACCTGCAAACCTTGCAGGTTGCCGGCCTGCAGTTAAACCTGGAGCGCAACCAGGAGGGCATCGGCAACTGGGAAGACCTGGCCGCCGAACCCGACCCCGCCCCGGCTGCCAGGCCCCACAAAAAAAAGGACCCGGGCGCCGGGCTGCCCTTTGCCGCCCTGGCCCTGGGCGGCATCCAGATTGACCGGGTCAACGTCAACTGGTACGACCAGGCCAGCGGCCAGCAGGCCCATATCAGCGACCTGCGCCTGACGGTGGGCGCCCTGCAATTCGGCGAACCCATGCAACTGGAACTGGAGTTCACCGCCGCCAGCAACCAGCCGGAACTGGAAGTGGCCGCCAACGCCCAGGCCACCCTGCTTTATGACCTCAACGCCGGTCGCTATGCCATTAAACCGCTGCAGGCGGCCGCCACCTTCAGCGGCCCCACGGTACCCGGCGAACAGACCACCATGACCCTGCACACCCTGCTCAATCTGGACACCGAAACCAGCCGGGCCAAGCTTGAAGATTTCCGCCTGCAAGGGCTGGGCACCCTGGTGCAGGCCCAATTGGCCATGCATGACCTGGAGGCCGGAATTCCCGGCTGCCAGGGCGAAGTCACCGTGGAGGTCGCCGACCTGGTGGAACTGCTGGAGGTTTTCGACTCGCCCCTGGGCCGCCAGCTTACCGCCGTGCAGGACCGCAGCATCAACCTGGCCACCGAGTTCACCGTCGACCCGCAACAGGGCCGGATCATGGTGCCCAAGCTTACAGCCAAGCTGCTGGGCACCACGGTGCGCGGGCGCCTGGAGGCAGACAACATTTATTCCGACCAGCCCGAGGTTCTGGGGGGTATCCGGGCCGAAGGGTCAGACTTGCCGGCCCTGCTGGCCATCGCCGCCCGTTTGCAGCCCGGGGCCGATCAGCAAGCCCTGAGCAGGGCACTGGCCGGCCTGCGTGACCGGGGCCTGCTGGCCGAGGCCACCTTCAACAGCGAAGGGGCCGACATCGTCGTCCCCCACCTGCACCTGCGGGCGCTGGCCACCGAGCTTACCGTAAACGGGCGAGTAAGCAAGCTGGACGCCGAACTGCCCGCCCTCGACGGCCAGGCCAGGCTGGCCGGTCGCGACCTGCCGCTGCTGCTCAAGGTCGCCAGTGCCTTCCAGGGCGGGCCCACCGCCCAGACCGACGACGGCCCGCCACCCGGGGCCGAACTCTGGGCGCTGGCCGACCGGATTGCCGCCGCCCGCCGCCACTCCTTCAACCTGAGCACCGGGTTCTCCGCCGAGCCAGACCTTCAACGCCTGAGCATCGACAATCTTTCAGCCGCCATCTTGGGGCTGGAGGCCCAAATGGACCTGGCGGCCCGGAATCTTCTTTCTGAGCCGGACTTTAAGCTGGCCCTTTCCCTGGCCCCTTTCAACCCCCGCCAGCTACTGCCCATCCTGGAGGTGGAACTGCCGGACACCGCCGACCCACGAACCCTGACCAGCCTGCAACTCAAGGCTGAAATCGACGGCACCCCGGAGCGGTTCACCGTTAAACCCCTGCGCCTGGTCTTGGACGACACCAGTATCGGGGGTGAAGTGACGGTGCACGATCTTGCCCGGCAGGACCTGGCCTTCAAGATCGAAGTGGACGCCATCGACCTTGATCGCTACCTGCCGCCGGAAAGCGAAGAGCAGCCGGTAACCCCGGAAACCGCCGCCGCGGGCACCGCCCTGCTGCCGGTGGAACTGCTGCGCGAGTTGCTCCTTGAGGGTGAGTTGAAGGTCGGCGAGTTGAAAGTAAGCGGTTTGCGGGTCAGCAATTTTATGATGCAAGCCAGGGCCCGGGACGGCGAGATCCGGGTCGCCCCGCTGCAAGCAGCGCTGTACCAGGGCGAGATGGACAGCACCATCAACATCGATGCCCGTGGTGAACAGCCGCAGCTGCAAACCACCAACCGTTTGCGGGGGGTCCGCATTGGGCCGCTGCTGCGCGATTTGACCCAGGAACAGGAAAAAATCCGGGGCCGGGCGGATATCAGTTACGAGCTCACCACCCGGGGTAACGAGCTTGACGAATTCAAGGCCAACCTCAACGGCAAGGCCGAGCTCAGCTTCCAGGACGGCGAGGTGGTAGGGATCAATCTCGGCCGGCTGTTGCGGCAGACCACGGCCCTGATCGAGCGGCGCACCTTTGCCGCCGATGAGCAGGCGGTCACCGACTTTACCACCCTTAGCGGCAGCGCCAGGATTACCAACGGCCTGGTCAGCAACCAGGATCTGCGCATGATGTCTCCCCTGCTAAGGGTAACCGGCGAAGGAACGGCCAACCTGGTCAGCGAAGAGATCGACTATCTGCTCACCGCCGCCGTGGTGGCCACCGCCGAAGGCCAGGAGGGAGCGGAGCTGGACGCCCTGCAAGGGTTGGTGGTGCCCATCAGGATCAGCGGCACTTTCGAGAATCCCACCTTCCGCCCCTCTCTGGACGGCGCCGCCCAGGCCAAACTGCAGGAAAACCTGCGGCGACTGCAGGATCGGCTGCAACAGGAGGGCCGGCGAGCGCTGGAAGATCTGCTGGGCGTACCGCTGGATCGGCCGGATCGTAAAGATCCCGAAGCCCCCAGCCCGCAACAGCAACTGGAAGAGGAACTGGAGGAACGGCTGCGCGACGAACTGCGCCGCCGCCTGCGCTTTTAA
- the dnaK gene encoding molecular chaperone DnaK produces MGKIIGIDLGTTNSCVAIMEGGDPKVITNAEGSRTTPSVVAFNDAGERLVGQVAKRQAVTNPDRTLYAIKRLIGRKFTDAEVKKSVDISPFKIVEGSGGDAAVEVDGKVYAPAEIAAMVLGKMKQTAEEYLGEKVTDAVITVPAYFNDSQRQATKDAGQIAGLNVQRIINEPTAASLAYGLDKKSEEKIAVFDLGGGTFDVSILEIGDGVFEVKSTHGDTFLGGEDFDLRIVNWLADEFKRDQGIDLRQDKMALQRLKEEAEKAKMELSSTMETNINLPFITADASGPKHLNIKLSRSKLESLVADLIDRTEGPCRTALKDAGVSASDVDEVILVGGMTRMPKVQEKVKEIFGKEPHKGVNPDEVVAIGAAVQGGVLKGDVKDVLLLDVTPLSLGIETLGGVMTKLIEKNTTIPAKKSQVFSTAADNQPAVSIHVLQGEREMASDNKTIGRFDLADIPPAPRGVPQIEVTFDLDANGILHVSAKDTGTGKEQSIKIQASSGLSEEEIERMKKDAESHAEEDRKRKELVEVRNQADSLIYASEKSLRDLGDKVDADTKGKVEGEIANLKKAMEGDSVDAIKQSIEALTQASHKLAEMMYSQAGAQQGGPEGGAGGDDAGSAGKADDDVVDADYEEVKDDK; encoded by the coding sequence ATGGGAAAGATCATTGGAATTGATTTGGGAACCACAAACTCGTGTGTGGCGATCATGGAGGGCGGTGACCCCAAGGTTATCACCAACGCCGAAGGCAGCCGCACCACCCCGTCGGTGGTGGCCTTCAATGATGCCGGGGAGCGGCTGGTGGGCCAGGTGGCCAAGCGCCAGGCGGTGACCAACCCCGACCGCACCCTGTATGCCATCAAACGGTTGATTGGCCGTAAGTTCACCGATGCCGAGGTGAAAAAGAGCGTTGACATAAGCCCTTTCAAGATCGTTGAAGGCAGTGGCGGGGATGCCGCCGTGGAGGTGGACGGCAAGGTCTACGCCCCGGCGGAGATCGCCGCCATGGTGCTGGGCAAGATGAAGCAGACCGCCGAGGAGTACCTGGGTGAAAAGGTTACCGATGCGGTGATCACCGTGCCGGCTTACTTCAACGACTCCCAGCGCCAGGCCACCAAAGACGCCGGCCAGATCGCCGGCCTTAATGTCCAGCGGATCATCAACGAGCCCACCGCTGCTTCCCTGGCCTACGGGCTGGACAAGAAGAGCGAGGAAAAGATCGCGGTCTTCGACCTGGGCGGCGGCACCTTCGACGTCTCGATCCTGGAGATCGGCGACGGGGTCTTCGAGGTCAAGTCCACCCACGGGGATACCTTCCTGGGTGGTGAAGACTTCGACCTGCGGATCGTCAACTGGCTGGCCGACGAGTTCAAGCGCGACCAGGGCATTGATCTGCGGCAGGACAAGATGGCCCTGCAGCGCCTCAAGGAAGAGGCGGAAAAGGCCAAGATGGAACTCTCTTCCACCATGGAGACCAATATCAACCTGCCCTTCATCACCGCCGATGCTTCCGGCCCCAAGCATCTCAACATCAAGTTGAGCCGGAGCAAGCTGGAGTCTTTGGTGGCGGACCTGATTGACCGCACCGAGGGCCCCTGCCGCACCGCCCTGAAAGACGCCGGGGTCAGCGCCTCCGATGTGGATGAAGTAATCCTGGTGGGCGGCATGACCCGGATGCCCAAGGTGCAGGAGAAGGTCAAGGAGATCTTCGGCAAAGAGCCCCACAAGGGGGTTAACCCCGACGAGGTGGTGGCCATCGGCGCCGCCGTCCAGGGTGGCGTACTTAAAGGCGATGTCAAGGACGTGCTGCTGCTGGATGTCACCCCGCTGTCGCTGGGTATTGAAACCTTGGGCGGAGTGATGACCAAGCTGATTGAAAAGAACACCACCATCCCCGCCAAGAAGAGCCAGGTGTTCTCGACGGCGGCGGACAACCAGCCGGCGGTTTCCATCCACGTGTTGCAAGGGGAGCGAGAGATGGCTTCCGACAACAAGACCATCGGCCGTTTTGACTTGGCCGATATTCCGCCGGCCCCCCGCGGGGTGCCCCAGATCGAGGTCACCTTCGACCTGGACGCCAACGGTATTCTCCATGTCTCGGCCAAGGATACGGGCACCGGCAAGGAGCAGTCCATCAAGATCCAGGCCTCCAGCGGTCTTTCCGAGGAGGAGATAGAGCGGATGAAAAAGGACGCCGAGAGCCATGCCGAGGAGGACCGCAAGCGCAAGGAACTGGTGGAGGTGCGCAATCAGGCCGACTCCCTGATTTACGCCTCGGAAAAGAGCCTGCGCGATTTGGGCGACAAGGTGGATGCCGACACCAAGGGCAAGGTGGAAGGCGAGATCGCCAACCTCAAGAAGGCCATGGAAGGCGACAGCGTGGATGCCATCAAGCAGAGTATTGAAGCCCTGACCCAGGCCTCCCACAAGCTGGCCGAGATGATGTACTCCCAGGCCGGCGCCCAGCAGGGCGGTCCTGAGGGCGGGGCCGGCGGCGATGATGCCGGCAGCGCCGGCAAGGCCGACGATGACGTGGTGGATGCCGACTACGAAGAGGTTAAAGACGACAAATAA
- a CDS encoding putative metalloprotease CJM1_0395 family protein, which translates to MNLNAILSGISAWPVKPAGGGAPGIKPSEAAQDRGPSAGGDIFEQGQWWKNRAMARVDAVSAGACSCGSCTSCGVRAYGAFARGGPGPVAGAAVAGQTVAAVGGLPPANAGEAVRENSSAPAAEESNRVAPGYFPYPFAGEAGAAGRNEGGPLNPLAPAAGGERAQAVEPAVEPTVQREAGQALVQELSREEKLEVARLQQLDSQVKAHEMAHLAVAGPYARGGASFTYTTGPDGKKYAVGGEVSIDTSREPSPEATIRKMRIIRAAALAPADPSPQDRKVAAQADAAMTEARRELEMIRLEQQREAARHELDMRFIGAGEGGLDPAADNEPEAATYTPPFGPASPVAARRAAAALAAFDQAAPQLQVRA; encoded by the coding sequence ATGAATCTTAATGCCATACTTTCAGGAATCTCTGCCTGGCCGGTGAAACCGGCCGGTGGCGGGGCCCCGGGGATCAAGCCGTCGGAGGCGGCCCAAGACCGTGGACCGTCCGCCGGCGGAGATATCTTTGAACAGGGGCAGTGGTGGAAAAATCGGGCCATGGCCCGGGTTGACGCCGTCTCGGCCGGGGCCTGCAGTTGCGGTAGCTGTACCTCCTGCGGGGTTAGGGCCTATGGCGCCTTTGCTCGCGGCGGGCCGGGGCCGGTGGCCGGCGCCGCTGTTGCCGGCCAGACGGTCGCTGCCGTCGGTGGCTTGCCGCCGGCCAATGCCGGGGAGGCGGTCAGGGAAAACTCGTCTGCTCCTGCCGCCGAGGAGTCCAACCGGGTAGCGCCCGGTTACTTCCCTTATCCTTTTGCCGGTGAAGCGGGTGCCGCTGGCCGCAATGAGGGTGGTCCGCTCAATCCTCTGGCCCCGGCTGCCGGCGGCGAGCGGGCGCAGGCGGTTGAGCCCGCCGTTGAACCCACCGTGCAGCGGGAAGCGGGCCAGGCTTTGGTGCAGGAACTCAGCCGGGAGGAAAAGCTGGAGGTGGCCCGCCTGCAGCAGCTGGACAGCCAGGTTAAGGCCCATGAAATGGCCCACCTGGCGGTGGCCGGCCCCTATGCCCGGGGCGGGGCCAGCTTCACCTATACCACCGGCCCCGACGGCAAGAAGTATGCGGTGGGCGGTGAGGTAAGTATCGACACCTCCAGGGAGCCCAGCCCCGAGGCCACCATTCGTAAAATGCGCATTATCCGGGCCGCCGCCCTGGCCCCCGCCGACCCTTCGCCCCAGGACCGCAAAGTGGCTGCCCAGGCCGACGCCGCCATGACCGAGGCCCGTCGCGAACTGGAGATGATCCGGCTTGAGCAGCAGAGGGAAGCCGCTCGCCACGAGTTGGATATGCGTTTTATCGGCGCCGGTGAGGGCGGGTTGGACCCGGCTGCAGATAATGAACCCGAGGCAGCCACTTACACCCCGCCTTTCGGTCCCGCCTCGCCGGTTGCCGCCCGCCGGGCCGCTGCCGCCCTGGCAGCCTTTGATCAAGCCGCCCCTCAGTTGCAAGTGCGAGCATAA